In Pristis pectinata isolate sPriPec2 chromosome 26, sPriPec2.1.pri, whole genome shotgun sequence, the genomic stretch AACAGTGATCTGAAGACAGAGGGGCAATGTGAAAGAAGAACAAAAAACATTTAGTATTCAGGTTAACTCCAAGAAGAATAGCTGTGAGGTGACCCCACATTTGACTGATAAGCAAACCCCTCTGTTCTGCAAAGTATTCAACCTGCCTGGGTGTGGAGCAACCAGGGACAATGTTTGTAGCACTACAGCAGGAATGGTCAGTTGGAGCACATAGTCCAGCCTCCCTCAGCTTATTTTACAACAGTCAGTGCTTTCAGCAACATGAGATGCTGCAGAGATTCCTTTCTCCTTGCTTTTCCCTTCCCTGTGTTTAATTTAGCTCACTCTCAGTAAACTCCTCTTTGATTGACGGTTTTCGCGTCTTGCAGTCAGGCAAGTCGAAGCCAAAGTCTCCCCAGTCGTCGCCCCGGTTTGGGATGGTGATGGTGTGACGCACTCGGAAGTGGACAGCCTCCATCACCCGCTGACGTTGAAGCTCTCCACTGATTGTGGCGGTGTTGTTGCTGGATCTGATCAGCTGTTGTGAGCTATAGTCATGCCCCTGTTTGAACTCCTGAAGCCCTCTCCAAATCAGAAGTCTGTACTGGTCTGGAATCTTTAATGCTCCAAGATCCTAATGAAGAAGAGGACATGTTAAAAGGCTGTACAATAGAGTGTACCAGAATGTTTCTAATTCATTCTCAGCTTCTGGGTATCACAGGCAAGGCtggcacttattgcccattcctagttgaCCTGAGTAGGTGATGATGAGCCTTCACACGACACAGAACAAGCTGAAACAGAAGACTCCTGCTGGAAAGTGTGGGTGAGGATGGGACCCGATGGAGTGATATCACCGTGGTTGGGTAATCTGCCAACATTCACTGCCTAGATCTACACATGAAGCAACCGACCAGAGGCTGGATGTCAAGCAGGGACATCCATGCACCTGACCCCTGACATGGGATGTCGCTAGAGACAGACTGGCTTCACTAATTGGGCTTCTTCCAGATCCTCACAGAAAAAAACCTGACGAGGAGgtgatattggggggggggggggggggggggggggtggtcattaGTACAGTGCTCTGGGATATCTCCCAAATTGCCATACAACTGTCCTGCTCTGGAGAATACTACTGGAAAGGGAACAGAAAAATGGagacaaaacaaaacacaaacacaAAATCTGGAGAAGTAGAACATGGCTTATTTACAATAGATGGGCCAAAAATTGTTCTAATGAGACCAGAGCTCTCTCACAGTTTGGTGGTAAACATAGTGTGTACCTGACCATAAAAGCCAAAATACTCTGAATCTGGTTACCAACCTGTGTTGGATTAACTGATCTCAGCAATatagaggtggtggtgggagaacGAACTTCAGGAATGgggactcctgctcctgattgctGTCCAGTGTTCCTCTGCTGAACTGTGTGCATTTTGGACAAGGATTGAATCACTTTGGAGTTACTCTCTCGTGTTAGGAATCCTTGACAACATACTTCACCAAACAGGTGTGGGTTGGATTAAAGACTCAGGCATGGAGCCTTCTGAGGGGGAAAAAATGGTatccccccccaacccacacaGCACCCTCTACACTGTGAAATGTATTACTTTTCAGAAAGGAAGGGCCCCAGctgtcattctctccatttatAACACACAAGTATTTGTAAATAGTACCTCCATGGAAAGGTTCTGCAAGTGGTACATAGTCTGCAGCCCTTGTGAGGTGAAATATTCCAGACAGTTAGGGCAGCCCAGACCTGTTAAAAAACTATGAAAGAAAATTCAATAAATACAACAGTCATAAAATTGAAAACTGGCCTCAGAGGAAGAGGCTGACTAGGAAACTACAGGTTTATTGAGTTGAATGGGCTGACCAGAAACAATGCAATTTAATTTAGCAGAGAATAATAAGGGTTTATTGAAAATATTACAGATTACTGATTACTACTAAATGGATCGGGCACCTTAGGTGATGATACCTACCCAACCAGTACCCACATTAGTTATTCTTACTGATCCAACCACCCCTGTTGACTCAGACATTTCCACTGCTGCCAGTCACCTTCTGATGCCTCTTCCAATGTGATTTTATTCACCTTCAATCCATAACAGTGAATGTTGGCGGGCTTGACCTTTACGGACATCACAGCCAAAACTGATTGTGTCCTCACTCACCACCTGCATGTGATCTGTTTCCAGCAAGAGTTATTGATTaaagagcaggagggagagacCCAATAGccctctccccttcctgaatGGGGGAGGTCTCAAGGCCATCTAAATCAGCACCACTGCTGCACTGGCTGGGATCGGCTAACAGAGCAGATCAAGTATTGGACCAAAGGCCTAACTTGCTGAGCTACTCATTGGATCAAAATGCTGAGTGACTGCGAGAGCTATATCTGTTTTTCcaagaaaaatgaaaagagaaaactaTGGTTACATCACTGAGCAAACCCAGGTGACTTGAGATTACATGCTCATTACATGATATCCATTCAGCAAAGAATTGTACACATGACATTGTCTGGTTTACCATGGGAGATATGTGGTGTGACAGAGGAGATAACTTACCTGACTAGAGCAGGGTCTGCATTGTAGGGTGGGGGCGGGGTGCAGTGTGAAGCGGGCCCCATGCCTGCTGACTGAGAGGAATTTCCTCCATTCATGTTTCCATTGGTTGGTACATGATGATGGTGGTGATGATGGTGGTTGTTCATTATAGTTGGCCCTGTATGAGAAAGCACAGTTGCATCAGTTTGAGGACAATGTCCAAATTCAATCATCATCTTCATAGTCTTTGGTCTGTGTATTAATTGGTAACACTGGCAAGTTGTTCAGGTtgcagatgcaaaaggtacttcATTCTGCTCTTCAGAACACTGAAATAGAAAATTGATGCTTAGACGTGTGGTTAAGTAGTGCTGCTTATTTTGGTGTTGAAAATGCAGTTGCTACACAATTGTAAAACATAACAATAACTATTTTGTCATTCTGAATCACTCTGGAAATTTTACTAGACACTCACCTCTGTAAGATACACTTGCCTGCCTGACATGTTTTCAACGTCAGATGTATCATGACAGCATTCCTTGTGCAACACCTCAAATTAGTCCATGTGTCCAAGGCTTAACTATTCTCAGTCACTCCCAAAATAATCATGTTTCCATTGCACAGTGGTCCACCAAGGTGAAGTTCTAACCTTGGGCTCACACCTTGATACTACCAAATGCCTCCTCCACCCATCTCATCCCTACACCTATCTCACAGCCAAGACCTCAGTCCCTAAACCATTCCAACCCTCTGATGCTCCCAGATCCCCAAATCTCAGCGGCATCTACCTGATCCTTAGTTGCATCCAGCCCAGCACTTACCACCCTCCTCCAGCCCTAACCCTTTGACCGTCACTTCTGCTCCAGTCAGATCTGATCTGTGTTTGCCACCCGCTCCCTCTACCTGCTCCAATCTTCTGATTGCCACGCCCCAGTGGTTGTTGGCACACTTGCCTCTAATGGTGCATTACAATTTCCAGTCCAGTATTTTTAATAAAAGTACCTAAATATCCTTGCAGAATAAATGTTAGAGGTGATCCTGTGACTGAGGAACTGCATCTTATGAAATCCCTCGTGTGCACGTGTTAAATGCACCATGTTGAGGAATCACTTTCCTGTGTACGAAGGAGACTGTCAAGTTCACAATGCTAGGTTCTAATTGTACACGGAGTAAAAAGGCCAAGTTTTGAAGGGTGCTCCTTCACTGAATGATTATCACTCTCTGTTGTAACCTTTTCCAAATTTTACTATAAAACTACAACTTCTGTTCTTCCTCTTTTGCTTCATTCAACCCTCAAATATCTCAGGTCCTCCAAGCCTCTGCAGCAGGACTAGAAGTTCAGTCTGGAGCTGAATAAGATGCTGAGATTGGTGACTGTCTGGTTCCATTTGAGACAGTGGCTAAGGGTGGGAATGGCATTGTGACAATGGGCCAAGAATGGAAACTGAGTAAGGAGATTATCTGTTGCAGAATAAAGAAGCAAAGTGTCATCAGTGCTCTCCAGGATGATCTGGAGTGCTGGCAGTCTGGCAGAGGAGAGTGGGGTTTAATGATGTGTGATGAGGTGACAAATCCAGTGATAAATAACTAAACCCACCATGCATCAAATATAATTTGCTACAGTGGACTTGGTGAATATGGACACCAGACCTGATGAAATATGTTGGATGGGATGAGATAAAGTGGTTGAAAAGATCGAAAAATGTAGAAGCACTGCTTTGAATGGAAGAGTAAAGGCTTGACTGTTAGTTGGGTGCAGTTCTGACTGACTTGGAGAGAGTTTTATCCCAGATACAGATGCAGTAGTAGGCTGAGTTGAAAGGGGATAAGGTTATGTAGGAAAGGAGTGAAATAAGGAATGGGACAGAGATGATCTCATCCATGATTAAGACAAAGCAACAGAGTAACTCTGCAAGGACAACTGAATGGAGGTCACAACTGTGACACTCCTTACTTTCTCAGTCATTCCACACTCCTAAATACGTATTTAATGCAAGTTGTTTCATCTCTTTAAAGCTTGCTCTGTGATTTGGTTGTCACAATAAAATGAATCAAAATGTGACAACATATAGATAAAACAGAGAACACTAAAAATGAAAATTGACaaactgtaaatgctgggaacactgagCTGGCTGATGTGTAGAGTCAGTGCTGAAGAACAATGTTGGGCTGTGCAGGATAAGTTCTAGGACTGAAGGGATGGAAAAGGATAAATATTCCATTCCCAAGAAATGCTGATCATTAAAACAAGATGCAGAGTAGACGTGCTCATGCCAACTTACCAATGTGTCCATGGGTGGCTGAGGTACTTGGGCTGTGCTGGGAAGGCTGTCCTACCAGCTGGTTGACAGAGGGCAGTTTGTTCATCATATTGGGTACCTTGTTTGTGGGGGGTATCACTGTGCCATAGGAAGATGAAGCCTGCTGTCTGCTCAAAACAAAATAAGAATAATTTAGAATAGTTCGCAGTATTACCAAAGAAAATTCACTTCATTCATTGTACAGGCACGGCAATCTGACTTTTGTTACATATGCGCTCAATAAACCTGTACAAAAAGCGGAGTATGATAGAGGACTGCAGGGAGTGGGAAGGTCCCAGGTTCAATTTTTATGTTATAACAAACTAGCAAAAGACATATAACCACAGCAGCTACCAGTCCTGAAGGTGATTCATAATAACTGTCATTATGCTATTCCATTTTGGATGGGTATGTGTTAACTAAACACACTTATTCTCATCCTTGACTGTTCTAATGACTCATTCTGGGTTTGGCTACATTGCACACAACTGTGGGGCAGTGATTCAGTGAGTAATCATACCCAGTCTCTCACAACCAcgtgggattttttttattttgtgtgaGGAAAAACTGACAAATGGTAGTGCCTCACAACAAAAATGGATTCTGCTGCCTGACCATCAAAGTTAGCAAGGAGGTGCCTCCTTCAAATGGATTTTCTTCAGCAAGTGAGAGTGTAGGGTTATGAGGGAGATTTGGGAATGAAAGTTAAGGAGGGAGGGAAATTTTAGAAAGCACCTCTGCTgagatctgtgtggagtttgcacgttcttcctgtgactgcatgggtttcctccagtttcctcccacatcccaaatacgtgtGGAttagccactttaaattgcccctagtgtgtgagtgagtgctggaatctggggatgttgtagagagaataaaatgggattggtgtaggattagtataaatgggtgcctgatggcagtgtggactcaatggactgaagggcctgtttccatgctgctttgCTCTATAATCAATGGCACAGTAACAGTAAGCAAAGAATGTTACGAGTGTGGGTACTCACTGGCGCTGCAGCAATTGCTGTTGCTGCTGCCGGTATGAATCAACAAGCTGCTGAGGTACCAATTCCATCAGCTCCAGGCTCTCCTTGATCTTCATGAGGATTTCAAAATTCTCTCGTCCTCGAACCTGTGAGAAAATATCAAGATATCGTACATATTACCATTGCAGTTCTAAGGAAaaggttttattttctgtttactttgctccaattttctcccatctACCATTAGCCAGGCAGCAATGTCAGATTAATCCCTGTCCTCATCCAAGCATGGTTTTCAATGGGAAATCACTGGATAAGAGGAGAAAATCTTGGCTCATGTTTCCCCTTGGCTGCCTGAAACTAAATGCAACACCCACTCTAACCACAGCCAAGGTTGAAGTCATTTAACCAGCAGAGTTTAGTTGTACTGAGGGAATTAAAATTGTAGATGCAATTCATACTACTGAAGGAAAGCTGGAAAAGAATAGGCAACCTTCAAAATCATAGCACTTTGATTCTTTTACAGATTGAAAAAACGCTTAAGAACTGGGACTAAATTATAGGATTTATAATATTGTTACTGAGTCCCAGAACAGAAAATTTGCAAGGGACACAATATGTATGCTGTTTTCCCAAGGTGACAGGTATGTGACTTGCTGAATCCTTTTCCATGACTAGGCGACATCTGTGATTCTCTCGTAATAACCTTGGGCTAATTACACAAACAACTTTGATACTGGTGCACTAATTGGCACTTAACTAGTAATCACAGTTTGTAAAGCCTTGAGGATAGAAGGTCTGGGGACCAGAATTTTCAAGCTGTTGCAATAGGAATGCTCTTCTGAGAATGGGAACAAGGCATATTAAAGAATGAATCCATTCTATTCCTGACCTGAGAAATGCCTGATACTAACACTGGGAACTGGAAAATGTCCCTTTGACAATGCATAAGCTAAATGCAAGAGCGCCTGACAAAGGAATTGAGGATCATGATGTGGAATCAATGTACTGCCTCTAATGTAGACAGCACATCAAGTTTATCCTGCCTACTAATTATGACTGCAGAGTATAGATGTTAACTGCACTGTTGAGTTCTTAGCTCTGCATGGGGTTCAAAATGATGAAAGACTAACATCACTTGAAGTCAGCGTGTCCTACTGATGGGGAGATGCATTCTACCTGGGGGAGGTAATTGAGGAACACATTTTAAGAAAAATCTGTAAAGATACAACAATGGAGAAAGCGTGCTTCAAGTTAATCCAAAACTGAACTGGAAGCCTTCGTTAAAAGGAATGATCTGTATCCTGGGGACAAATTTTCTGAAGACCATGGAACAAGTTAGCCTTGGCAGAAAGTACCAAACGTCAGGCCCAGAGGATTTGTTTAGTAGCACAAAAATTATATGATCAAAGCCTTTGAATTTGTCTTCAAATGCACATCTCAACAACTACACCACTGACCCCGCAAGTTCTCAATTTGGTACATACCGCAAAACAGTATCTCATATCGAACTTTCATAGGTCCACCTCACTTTCATCCACTTTGCACTGTTGTAAGCACTTAAGAACTTGTACACATTGTCAGCTATTCAACTACAACAGCAGCTTAACAAGATTTGTATGCAGTCAATCAGACCGCAAGGATCAGGAGGTACCAGTTCTCTGAAGGCCAAACTGCAGCAGTGTGATCAGATGAACAATTTGATTGCACAGGCTACAATAGGATAATGAGTGCAGAGAATGGAATGCTTGGTGCACTGGTAAGTCTAGCAGTAAGCTTTCAGGCAACATCAAGAAGCAAGAATGAGCCCAGCACTCATGTGGTGGGTAACTTATTACAACAGCCAGAGACCCAACTACCATGCTGTGTCTGATAGATGGTTCAGCTTTCACTGCTGTACAGACACAAGCCACCCAACAACTGGGTGATGCAGTGGTCACAAGCTTCAGCAATGTAAGCTCAACTTACAGTTTGCCAACTATGCTTTGTTGCCTACGTATGAAGAAATGGGCACCTTGATGATGCAGTTGGTGCCATATTCCATCTGGCAAATTAAGTCCTGCTTAGGAAATGCTGCCTTTAAATGTGAAATTCTACTGCCATTAGAAATGATATTGACTTGATAGTATTGTAAAGGGAAGCAGAGAAAATCAAGGAGAAAAAGAATGTGTTGCAGAAGGCAACATATCACTCAGTAATTAGATGGCTAAaggaatgatggaaatactcactgGCACGTAGAAGAACTCCTCATCTCCATGCCTCCTTTTTTTAATGCCTGCATTGGGTCCCTGTGCTGCTTGTGGTGTCTGTTTGAATGCTGAAACACAGCAGATAAGGGCATCCAGTCAATTTTCACAACTGCAACCtttcttaaattatttaatttcaaattccaTCGATTACACCAGGCCAAGTTGTCCAACACTCAGGCTATATTTGATTTACATTCCACAGTAAgttgaaataatgcattttgcTGACAGTATCTTAGAGTTTTGTATAAGTGATTAAAATATTGTAATGCTATGGTAATGTACAGAATGTGTGCATCAGCTGATGAATATCACAGCGCCATAAATTCCCACTTCTGATTTGGAGACCTCAAGCACCCCTCAGTATGCAGAAGCTGGGACTCTAAggcaaataaagagaaaaaaaacacctgcTCTGGTCAGTGTGAAACTGAGAGCAGATTGAGCTCTCAGCCAATGTAAGATACAGAAGAGAGATCCATATAGGATGAAAAGCAGACAGCAATATCTGGAGATACCAAACCaccaaatataatttatttgATCACGACACTGTGATCACCCATCAGCCCCACCACAATAACCCAGCCCACACAACCACCACCCAGCTATCCACATGCCACCATCTCATCCCCAACTAGCTCTTCTGTGCTCAGACCGGCAGACTTACTGCGTTTGTTACCATTTCCGTTTTTTGCTGCGCTCTCATTGATGGCCTGCTGCTCACGGTAATGATCCTCATCCGCTTTCCGATCTCTTCCTGGGCAGGCGCAGATTCGACCCTCAAATGACCGACGTCCAAGAACCTGACCACTGAGAGAGATAATGGAAGGGGTTCATTCGGTGTGCGATTTGCTTAAGTGTCAGCATTATAATCAGCCCCTAACGACACCCAAGTCTTTACTGTAGAAACATTTCCCAATGCACTCCACAAAGGAGAAATAgtgtttgtatttttaaatacaaaaaaTAATTGTTAAATAGTCTTTATGGCAGGGTTAGGAGAGGTAATTAAAAGCCTGGTTGAAGAGGTGGGTTTGACAAGGGTGTTAATTatggatagggaggtggggaagtTTTTGGAGGGAGTTCATAAGGATGGGGGAACGGCAGCTGAAGGTGAATAAAGGATGGGACCTGAACAAGAGGGGCAGACGAAAGAACTGGTGGGCTTGGAAGGGGCGCCATCTGGAGAGGCGACTGAGACAATTGTagataaaataaagtttaaaaatgatCCTTGGGCACAGTGAATATTAGCAAGGATGAGAATGACAATATACTGTGATGTAACGTAGAATGGAGCGGGAGAGCCTGGGATAACTTCTAAATGTGGATAGATTTACTCCACTATTGTGCTCTATAGCCAGTCTGTACCTTTTTATATCCTGAATAGTTCGTAGATTAGAATTGGGCAACAGCAAAACTCACTCTCTTGTTTCCAAGGTAATGATGATGAGGATGGGTCTTCGATTCATTCCACCCACACAGCTACTGTTACACATGAAGTTGTAGAGAATTGTAGTGAACtcagttccaacctgctcaaaccAGAGGAATCATCAATCAATAAATCAATCACCAATACACAACCAATGCTAATCAATAATCAGCATCATAGTATAAGCATCTGCagtgaaaattaatgaaaataagtGTCATCTCAGATCTCCATTCTAATTCTTTTATAATCACAACCTCAAAGCTctggaaccccctcccccacttcctacCTCCTgcagtcatcctcaaccctgagagactgcctaagaaagCTTGATGTCAATTACTAAATTTAATTCATTCTCTCGTCTAAGTCTCACTGGTATTCTTCATTATCATCTTTTCACCAGAGTTTCTCACTTTAACACAGAATGATGTTAcagaatttttaaacaaaattatttcctCCGTTCAGCTGCTTATTGAGTGTTTCTAGTGCTATCCTTATTCTGAACTGACACCTTCCATAATACATAGGATTTAATACTGACAAATACTAAACATACTACTTATAACTAAAATAACTCAGAATACAGCTGGTATACCTCCTATTGTTGAATGTTGACATTTTGCTCATTTAGCTTTCTTTCCTAAAATTAAGTGATGACTGGTTAACTGGTTTCTTAGATTCCAGCCATAAGCATTTCATACTTGACACTAGGTGTCAGTATAATCTTAACAGTTCATCATTTGAGGAGATTTCGTACATAAGATGCAGCTAAAACCAGCTCACAGTAACTTCACTAATCTTAAACAGATACTTCAGCAATACTGTGTCTCACTATGATTCAACCTATTTTGTTGACTGAATTTGTCCAATTAGTAAATTGCAAACAGAACATTTACTGGAAAATATAACTGGTTGGCCTGGTCTTTCTGTATCATTGTAGTTCATGGATTCATAATATTTGTGAACAACCTACATTATTTAGTGAATTCAGATGAGCTCATTCACTACTTGATGACATTAGTCAAAAATATACCTTTCAATCTCAAAGTGTGAATCGATGATTCAGTCTAATGCTACTTGCTTGGAGATAAACTCAAGAATTAAAGACATGTGTAAAGATTGCGACATACCTGTGGGGGTTCGAATGGCACCATGACACTCTGTCGTCCAGTGACAGCATCATCGACGTACTGAGCGAGGTTGTTTCCTTCCACCCTGATCAGGTGACTGGCAGGAGCTGACTGGCCTGGAAGGAGGGCAGTGACACACAGGCTATAAAATGTGACTATTTGCTGACTAATGAGAGTCCAGTGAGTATTCTTTCAGAAAGAAGGACCCAACAATGACACAATTGTAGATCCTACATGATTAGGAATAagaaccatttggttcttgaaccagcctgcacaaccctaatcactacctcagtaaggcaacactatgaccactttgcattacaatggacttttttttgttctaactgtgttcttttataattttgtataacttatgtttattatttccttgtgaatgttgtgtctctaacgctacatgcctgtgatgctgctgcaagtaagtttttcattgcacccgtgcatacatgtacttgtgcttatgataTTAAACCTGACTTTAACTTTGAATAACACTCCATTTTAATATCTATCGCTaacaaaatatgaataaatagcATGAGGGTATTGACCGTCCTGACCGAGTTATAATGAACTAATTCCTTTCAATGACAAGTTATTAGACAACTAATTACCTTCTTACACTCTCCCAAAATTCTACTTTTCTCTTCTCATGTTAAGGGACAGATAAAGTTTCCCTTCTCTCCTCGTGTTGGAATACAGACCCATAAATGCTCCCTGGCTTCATCTGTCTCACCCAATACAATTCTGTGTGCTCGTCCCCTAACAGAGATTGATGGTAGGTTGACAACATAggacactacaacacagtacaggacctttggcccacaatgttgtgttgacattttatcatgctccaatatctgtctaacccttccctcccacatagacccctatttctctatcattcatgtggctatctaagagtctcttaaatgtccctaatgtttctgtccccacaaccgctgccggcagtgtgttccacgcacccaccactctctgtgtaaaaaatttatctctgacatccccctgatatcttcctccaatcaccttaaaattacgtccccttgtgttagccatttttgccctgggaaaaagtctctgactgtccactcgatctatgcctcttatcatcttctacatctctatcaagtcacctctcatcctctcctctccaaagagaaaagccctagctcactcaacctatcttcataagacatgctctccaatctgtgcagcatcctggtaaatagcctctgcaccctctctaaagcttccacatccttccctttatgaggagaccagaactgaacacaatactccaagtgtggtctaaccagagttctatagatctgcaatattacctcgtggctcttgaactcaatacctcgaataatgaaggccaacacaacatatgccttcttaacaaccctattgacctgcacagcaaccttgagggatctatggacatggaccccaagatccctctgttcctccacactcctaagagtcctgccattaaccttgtattctgccttcaaattcaatctcccaaagtgtatcacttcacacttttccgggttgaactccatctgccacttctctgcccagctctgcattctatcaatgttctgttgtaatccacagcaaccttctacactatccactgcaccatcaacctttgtatcatcagcaaacttactaacccatccttccacatcctcatccaaataatttataaaaatcactggtcactgacctccaggcagactacactccatctatcaccaccctctgtcttctataggcaagccaattctgaatccacacagccaagtttccctggatcgcatgcctcctgaatttctgaatgagctttccataAGGAACTTCATGAAatcccttactaaaatccatgtacaccacatccactgctctaccttcatcaatgtgctttgtcacatcct encodes the following:
- the tp73 gene encoding tumor protein p73 isoform X1, producing the protein MLYISDAAQHCTTSQFNLLNSSMDQSITNRASSASPYNSEHTSNVPTPSPYSQPSSTFDTMSPAPAIPSNTDYPGPHLFEVTFQQSSTAKSATWTYSPLLKKLYCQIAKTCPIQVKLTSPPPPGSVVRAMPVYKKAEHVTEVVKRCPNHELGRDFNDGQSAPASHLIRVEGNNLAQYVDDAVTGRQSVMVPFEPPQVGTEFTTILYNFMCNSSCVGGMNRRPILIIITLETRDGQVLGRRSFEGRICACPGRDRKADEDHYREQQAINESAAKNGNGNKRTFKQTPQAAQGPNAGIKKRRHGDEEFFYVPVRGRENFEILMKIKESLELMELVPQQLVDSYRQQQQQLLQRQQQASSSYGTVIPPTNKVPNMMNKLPSVNQLVGQPSQHSPSTSATHGHIGPTIMNNHHHHHHHHVPTNGNMNGGNSSQSAGMGPASHCTPPPPYNADPALVSFLTGLGCPNCLEYFTSQGLQTMYHLQNLSMEDLGALKIPDQYRLLIWRGLQEFKQGHDYSSQQLIRSSNNTATISGELQRQRVMEAVHFRVRHTITIPNRGDDWGDFGFDLPDCKTRKPSIKEEFTESELN
- the tp73 gene encoding tumor protein p73 isoform X3 encodes the protein MDVFQMRDVNESVMSQFNLLNSSMDQSITNRASSASPYNSEHTSNVPTPSPYSQPSSTFDTMSPAPAIPSNTDYPGPHLFEVTFQQSSTAKSATWTYSPLLKKLYCQIAKTCPIQVKLTSPPPPGSVVRAMPVYKKAEHVTEVVKRCPNHELGRDFNDGQSAPASHLIRVEGNNLAQYVDDAVTGRQSVMVPFEPPQVGTEFTTILYNFMCNSSCVGGMNRRPILIIITLETRDGQVLGRRSFEGRICACPGRDRKADEDHYREQQAINESAAKNGNGNKRTFKQTPQAAQGPNAGIKKRRHGDEEFFYVPVRGRENFEILMKIKESLELMELVPQQLVDSYRQQQQQLLQRQQQASSSYGTVIPPTNKVPNMMNKLPSVNQLVGQPSQHSPSTSATHGHIGPTIMNNHHHHHHHHVPTNGNMNGGNSSQSAGMGPASHCTPPPPYNADPALVSFLTGLGCPNCLEYFTSQGLQTMYHLQNLSMEDLGALKIPDQYRLLIWRGLQEFKQGHDYSSQQLIRSSNNTATISGELQRQRVMEAVHFRVRHTITIPNRGDDWGDFGFDLPDCKTRKPSIKEEFTESELN
- the tp73 gene encoding tumor protein p73 isoform X2; this translates as MDQSITNRASSASPYNSEHTSNVPTPSPYSQPSSTFDTMSPAPAIPSNTDYPGPHLFEVTFQQSSTAKSATWTYSPLLKKLYCQIAKTCPIQVKLTSPPPPGSVVRAMPVYKKAEHVTEVVKRCPNHELGRDFNDGQSAPASHLIRVEGNNLAQYVDDAVTGRQSVMVPFEPPQVGTEFTTILYNFMCNSSCVGGMNRRPILIIITLETRDGQVLGRRSFEGRICACPGRDRKADEDHYREQQAINESAAKNGNGNKRTFKQTPQAAQGPNAGIKKRRHGDEEFFYVPVRGRENFEILMKIKESLELMELVPQQLVDSYRQQQQQLLQRQQQASSSYGTVIPPTNKVPNMMNKLPSVNQLVGQPSQHSPSTSATHGHIGPTIMNNHHHHHHHHVPTNGNMNGGNSSQSAGMGPASHCTPPPPYNADPALVSFLTGLGCPNCLEYFTSQGLQTMYHLQNLSMEDLGALKIPDQYRLLIWRGLQEFKQGHDYSSQQLIRSSNNTATISGELQRQRVMEAVHFRVRHTITIPNRGDDWGDFGFDLPDCKTRKPSIKEEFTESELN